In one Chitinophaga sancti genomic region, the following are encoded:
- a CDS encoding diacylglycerol kinase family protein yields MSYLKKRLRSFGFAFAGIIAFVRSEPHALLHFIATIIVVAAGCYYHVTAMQWIALLIVMGIVWITEMLNTVLEKVMDHVAPGYHPRVKWIKDVAAGAVLIAAIIAFVVGLIIFIPLIF; encoded by the coding sequence ATGAGTTATCTCAAAAAACGACTGCGCAGTTTTGGTTTTGCATTTGCTGGTATCATCGCCTTTGTACGTTCTGAACCACATGCCCTGCTGCATTTTATTGCGACGATCATCGTCGTGGCCGCTGGCTGCTATTATCATGTCACTGCCATGCAATGGATCGCCCTGCTGATAGTAATGGGGATTGTCTGGATCACTGAAATGCTGAATACGGTCCTGGAGAAAGTGATGGATCATGTAGCTCCCGGTTATCATCCCCGTGTGAAATGGATAAAGGATGTGGCGGCAGGTGCAGTACTGATTGCTGCCATCATCGCTTTCGTGGTTGGGTTAATTATCTTCATTCCATTAATATTCTAA
- the creD gene encoding cell envelope integrity protein CreD codes for MEHQHLANAGQENYTPAPGEDFSKENPSFMKRYAYAIKAVIIGVLVLLLLIPTAMIMGLISEREQRSNEATAEISSKWGDAQTLTGPIIIIPYVDTPGHRAYALFLPDKLNVNGELLPEMRHRGIYETVVYSSHLQISGNFAPLVTDIPDDKLLVNEAVIAVGLSDMRGISNQPNMQFNGKDYLFSPGVTIQSVFNNGMQTRIPLTKTDSGWMAGSFSINLDLRGSGQMHFSPVGKTTQVNINSNWPNPQFDGQFLPVKSDITSRGFTAAWQVSHLNRNFPQTMTTKDEVNLRNYDFGIKLFLPVDGYQQSTRAVKYAILIIGLSFLVFYFIELLKRLYVHPLQYILIGFALVLFYTLLIALAEQLNFGLAYLVASGMTIVLVTAYTAGIFGNFRVGAGIGGVLVALYGAIYVILRAEDLSLLMGSLGLFIILAIVMYFSRKIKWKELKGQI; via the coding sequence ATGGAACATCAACATCTTGCAAATGCAGGACAGGAGAACTATACTCCTGCCCCAGGGGAAGACTTTTCCAAAGAAAACCCTTCCTTTATGAAACGATACGCTTATGCCATCAAAGCGGTCATCATCGGCGTCCTCGTACTCCTGCTCCTTATTCCCACTGCTATGATTATGGGCCTGATCTCAGAAAGAGAACAACGCAGTAATGAAGCAACTGCCGAAATCAGCAGCAAATGGGGCGATGCGCAAACCCTCACCGGTCCTATTATCATCATTCCCTATGTTGATACCCCCGGTCATCGTGCCTACGCACTCTTCCTGCCCGATAAACTGAACGTGAATGGAGAACTGTTGCCCGAAATGCGCCACCGCGGCATCTATGAAACCGTTGTATACAGCTCACATCTCCAGATCAGCGGCAACTTTGCCCCGCTCGTCACAGATATTCCTGATGATAAATTACTGGTCAATGAAGCTGTGATTGCCGTTGGCCTCAGCGATATGAGAGGGATCAGTAACCAACCCAATATGCAGTTCAATGGCAAAGACTATCTCTTCTCCCCTGGCGTAACCATCCAGAGTGTTTTCAACAATGGTATGCAAACACGGATCCCATTAACGAAAACAGATAGCGGCTGGATGGCAGGTAGTTTTTCTATTAACCTTGATCTCCGTGGTTCCGGGCAAATGCATTTCTCCCCTGTCGGTAAAACCACCCAGGTCAATATTAATTCCAACTGGCCCAATCCCCAGTTCGATGGCCAGTTCCTGCCTGTGAAATCCGATATTACATCCAGGGGCTTTACCGCTGCCTGGCAGGTTTCTCACCTGAACCGCAACTTCCCCCAGACAATGACCACAAAAGATGAAGTAAACCTGCGTAACTATGATTTTGGGATCAAATTATTCCTGCCAGTCGATGGCTATCAACAATCTACCCGCGCAGTAAAATATGCTATCCTCATCATCGGCCTTTCATTCCTTGTTTTCTATTTTATTGAATTACTCAAGCGCCTGTATGTTCACCCCTTACAATATATACTCATTGGGTTTGCCCTTGTACTCTTCTATACCTTATTAATCGCCCTTGCAGAACAACTGAATTTTGGTCTTGCTTACCTGGTAGCGAGTGGTATGACCATTGTGCTTGTCACCGCATATACCGCAGGTATCTTTGGCAATTTCCGTGTGGGAGCTGGGATTGGTGGCGTATTAGTTGCATTATATGGGGCTATTTATGTCATTCTCCGTGCAGAAGACCTGTCTTTGCTCATGGGTAGCCTGGGATTATTCATTATACTCGCCATTGTAATGTACTTTAGCCGTAAGATCAAATGGAAAGAGTTGAAGGGTCAGATATAA
- a CDS encoding winged helix-turn-helix domain-containing protein, whose product MAINNPIGNLNKIFDSRIRLGVMSILMVNEEVSFNDLKQMLELTDGNLASHLNTLEENAFLKVHKGFIGRKTNTTYQITKAGEKAFKGHLAALESMIRSIE is encoded by the coding sequence GTGGCCATAAACAATCCCATAGGTAATCTGAATAAAATCTTCGACAGCAGGATCCGTCTTGGTGTCATGAGCATACTTATGGTCAATGAAGAAGTCAGTTTCAACGATCTCAAACAGATGCTGGAACTCACCGATGGTAACCTGGCCTCGCACCTGAACACACTCGAGGAAAACGCTTTCCTCAAAGTGCACAAAGGATTCATTGGCCGCAAAACAAATACAACTTATCAAATCACCAAAGCAGGTGAAAAAGCCTTCAAAGGCCACCTCGCTGCTCTTGAAAGCATGATTCGCTCTATCGAATAA